In Chryseobacterium turcicum, a single window of DNA contains:
- a CDS encoding helix-turn-helix domain-containing protein, whose product MIYTTLLNIAVFQGIILGLVILKSSLFNSKSNKYLAFLLFALSIVLLNHVFEIHGVFETYPLLRFLDNIDWIFLLPAFLFLFIINRIDDDVKNKQKTYLCYIPFVYNSILNTIICLDVVAGIYKIPDSYMSLINILQIIQLLMAVIIVVFLPFYSYFMIRHLKNSQEKKWVITLLTILYLLLIVWLTTYLVELFFQSDISSVMSIVAIAATFFIHWTAYIGIYKYKLAKNKEAIYQFLNNDLATLTVHLPITENNTTEETISTEEYRESITVDNIYFQKLEILCREHHIYTDSTLNRERVAEKLGISAGYVSQIVNAVTGDNFAHYINQYRVEAVKEMISNPEFENYTLLTMGLEAGFTSKTTFYNSFKKVTGQTPNEYKNTIK is encoded by the coding sequence TTGATTTATACAACACTTTTAAATATCGCTGTTTTTCAGGGAATAATCTTAGGTTTAGTTATCTTAAAATCTTCTCTTTTCAATAGTAAATCCAATAAATATTTAGCATTTTTACTGTTTGCACTTTCAATTGTCTTACTCAATCATGTTTTTGAAATTCACGGTGTATTTGAAACGTATCCATTATTGCGTTTTTTAGACAATATTGACTGGATATTTCTGCTACCTGCTTTCCTATTTCTGTTTATTATCAACCGTATTGATGATGATGTGAAAAACAAACAAAAAACGTATTTGTGCTACATCCCATTTGTCTATAACAGTATTCTGAATACAATAATCTGCCTTGACGTAGTTGCAGGAATTTATAAAATTCCGGATTCTTATATGTCTCTTATCAATATACTTCAAATAATTCAGTTATTAATGGCTGTTATTATTGTTGTATTTCTGCCTTTTTACTCTTATTTTATGATTAGGCATTTAAAAAATTCTCAGGAGAAAAAATGGGTCATCACACTATTAACAATTCTATATTTATTGCTAATCGTCTGGTTGACGACTTACCTCGTTGAGCTGTTTTTTCAGTCTGATATTTCTTCAGTCATGAGTATAGTGGCTATAGCTGCAACATTTTTCATTCATTGGACAGCTTATATCGGAATTTATAAATATAAACTGGCGAAAAATAAAGAAGCTATTTATCAATTTTTAAACAACGATTTAGCAACTTTAACTGTTCATCTGCCAATTACAGAAAACAATACAACCGAAGAAACCATTTCTACTGAAGAATATCGGGAATCGATTACGGTAGATAATATTTATTTTCAGAAGCTGGAAATTCTTTGCAGAGAGCATCATATTTATACAGACAGTACATTAAATAGAGAAAGAGTTGCCGAAAAACTGGGTATAAGCGCAGGCTATGTTTCACAAATTGTAAATGCGGTGACGGGAGATAATTTTGCGCATTATATCAATCAGTATCGGGTGGAAGCTGTGAAGGAAATGATTTCAAATCCTGAATTTGAAAATTACACTTTACTGACGATGGGATTAGAAGCCGGGTTTACTTCTAAAACAACGTTCTATAATTCTTTTAAAAAAGTAACGGGTCAAACTCCCAATGAATATAAAAACACCATAAAATAA